One genomic window of Quercus robur chromosome 6, dhQueRobu3.1, whole genome shotgun sequence includes the following:
- the LOC126732620 gene encoding BEL1-like homeodomain protein 2 — protein sequence MGLVAPPLPPVISQYSKTHHSIPIPEKSNNSTNSMSQEYHHHHHQPGIFSFSNGFERSAVAHQDQQQQQQHHIAQQIRRDKLRVQGFEAPPPPLVGIDDEESGGLQVYETAGMLSEMFNFPQPGAATTATASAELLDQPLTQNYHRIPRPQQPGVGVANEWYGNRQGMVVGLGPLGDSKNQTSVNSRDSLSHQSQPQHHHHHAQISSINADSAAAMQLFLMNPQPRSPSPPPPSQTASTSSTLHMLLPNPSSSLQGYAPAPHSAGAGGGGYGQFSWVPDHEPGGSTATQLNNPSEIGGVVESQGLSLSLSSSLQHLEAAKAEELRMGDAGMLYYNQSGGASSSTHPYYKNLGGGHSHSNQSLHLQGVAQNHHQVHVGFGSSLGVVNVLRNSKYAKAAQELLEEFCSVGRGQFKKNKFGRQNSTTNPNSNPGNSAAGSSSTPKDLPPLSAADRIEHQRRKVKLLAMLDEVDRRYNHYCEQMQMVVNSFDLVMGFGAAVPYTALAQKAMSRHFRCLKDAISAQLKHSCELLGEKDGAGSSGITKGETPRLKMLEQSLRQQRAFHQMGMMEQEAWRPQRGLPERSVNILRAWLFEHFLHPYPSDADKHLLARQTGLSRNQVSNWFINARVRLWKPMVEEMYQQETKEEDSPEEREKDSSSGLIAQTPTPTTTGTTTASTTTTPTTTTTTTILTTTTPTGKRSDINACESDPSLIAMNRQCFSENQAKQQQPNTTTMANNTNTNTTIATTMSDVAAPVSQCFSTTHDSDMQHNNTVSSSTTTHSHRAAMAAAEDTCRRGSVVAAEFGTISGNADIGSTLIRFGTTAGDVSLTLGLRHAGNMPEKSSSFSVRDFGGC from the exons ATGGGACTAGTAGCACCACCGCTTCCACCAGTTATTTCTCAGTATTCGAAGACCCACCACTCAATTCCAATCCCAGAGAAGTCCAATAATTCTACCAATTCTATGTCCCAAGagtaccaccaccaccatcaccaacCAGGCATCTTCAGCTTCTCCAATGGGTTTGAAAGATCGGCCGTGGCACACCAAGaccaacaacaacagcaacaacatcACATAGCCCAGCAGATCCGCAGGGACAAACTGAGAGTGCAAGGCTTCGAAGCCCCACCGCCACCACTAGTGGGGATAGACGACGAAGAATCAGGTGGCCTTCAGGTCTATGAGACTGCTGGGATGTTATCAGAGATGTTCAATTTCCCTCAACCAGGGGCTGCTACTACTGCTACGGCTTCTGCAGAATTGTTAGACCAACCCCTAACGCAAAATTATCATCGAATTCCGAGGCCACAACAGCCCGGTGTGGGTGTAGCAAACGAGTGGTACGGAAATAGACAAGGCATGGTTGTGGGGTTAGGACCCTTGGGAGATTCAAAGAATCAGACCAGTGTGAATAGCCGTGACAGTCTATCTCATCAATCTCAGCCCCAGCATCACCATCATCATGCTCAGATTTCTAGCATTAATGCGGACTCAGCCGCTGCCATGCagctttttttaatgaatccaCAACCAAGATCTCCATCTCCTCCACCTCCATCACAAacagcttcaacttcttctACTCTACACATGTTGCTTCCAAATCCTTCCTCTTCACTTCAAGGTTATGCTCCTGCTCCTCACTCAGCTGGTGCTGGAGGAGGGGGTTATGGTCAATTCTCTTGGGTTCCTGATCATGAACCAGGTGGGTCTACTGCTACCCAACTCAACAACCCTAGTGAAATTGGAGGGGTTGTGGAAAGCCAAGGCCTTTCATTGTCTTTATCATCTTCCTTGCAACATCTAGAAGCAGCTAAAGCTGAAGAATTGAGGATGGGTGATGCTGGTATGTTGTACTACAATCAAAGTGGTGGGGCATCATCGTCCACTCATCCATACTATAAGAATTTGGGTGGTGGTCATAGTCATAGTAACCAGTCATTGCATTTACAAGGAGTGGCTCAGAATCACCACCAGGTTCATGTTGGATTTGGGTCCTCTTTAGGTGTTGTGAATGTGTTGAGGAATTCAAAGTATGCCAAAGCCGCCCAAGAGTTGTTGGAAGAGTTTTGCAGTGTTGGAAGGGGTCAGTTCAAGAAGAACAAGTTTGGAAGGCAAAACAGTACCACTAACCCTAATTCCAATCCAGGTAATAGTGCTGCTGGTTCTTCATCAACACCAAAGGATCTCCCTCCATTGTCAGCAGCTGATAGAATTGAGCATCAGAGAAGGAAGGTCAAACTTCTAGCCATGCTTGATGAG GTGGATCGAAGATACAACCACTATTGTGAACAAATGCAAATGGTAGTGAACTCATTCGATCTGGTTAtgggttttggtgctgctgtcCCTTACACTGCCCTTGCACAAAAGGCAATGTCTCGGCATTTCCGGTGTCTGAAGGATGCAATATCAGCACAATTGAAACACAGTTGTGAGCTACTAGGAGAGAAAGATGGTGCGGGGAGTTCAGGAATAACGAAGGGAGAGACACCAAGGCTGAAAATGCTAGAGCAAAGCCTAAGACAGCAAAGAGCTTTCCATCAAATGGGTATgatggagcaagaagcttggagacCCCAACGAGGGTTGCCTGAACGTTCAGTCAACATCTTGAGAGCCTGGCTTTTTGAGCATTTTCTTCATCC GTACCCAAGTGATGCAGATAAACATCTGCTGGCACGTCAGACTGGTTTATCGAGAAATCAG GTTTCAAACTGGTTCATTAATGCTCGGGTCCGGTTGTGGAAACCCATGGTGGAAGAGATGTACCAACAAGAAACGAAAGAAGAGGATTCAccagaagagagagaaaaagatagcAGCAGTGGCCTTATTGCACAAACTCCAACGCCCACAACGACAGGTACCACAACAGCATCAACGAcaacaacaccaacaacaacaacaacaacaacaatattaaCAACTACTACGCCAACAGGCAAAAGATCCGATATCAATGCGTGTGAAAGCGACCCTTCACTCATCGCAATGAATAGACAATGCTTCTCGGAAAACCAAGCAAAGCAGCAGCAACCCAATACCACAACAATGGCcaacaacaccaacaccaacaccaccatTGCAACCACAATGTCCGACGTGGCAGCGCCAGTTTCACAGTGTTTCTCGACGACCCATGATTCGGACATGCAGCACAATAATACTGTTTCTTCTTCTACTACTACTCACAGTCACAGAGCAGCAATGGCTGCCGCCGAGGACACGTGTCGCCGTGGCAGTGTGGTTGCAGCTGAGTTTGGGACCATCTCTGGTAATGCTGACATTGGCTCCACCCTCATTAGGTTTGGGACCACAGCTGGTGATGTGTCACTAACTCTAGGGCTACGCCATGCCGGGAACATGCCCGAGAAAAGTTCTTCTTTCTCAGTTAGAGACTTTGGGGGTTGTTAA